A single window of Sporosarcina sp. FSL W7-1349 DNA harbors:
- a CDS encoding TRAP transporter small permease, which produces MKTFIILMDKINFLLKILLGTFLAIALIVLTWQIVARAVFNAPLTWSSELLRYLLVWITFLGAGLAIRYQKLIRLEFLFSMIKFPPTFEKVIRSLAVIITMVFCVVILLFSLQILEIVHLQKSAALHIPMSIPYLAIPFGSLIMLFNTLVAWLEGDWDKEGGEVI; this is translated from the coding sequence TTGAAAACATTTATCATTCTCATGGATAAAATCAACTTTTTATTGAAAATTCTTTTGGGGACTTTCTTGGCAATCGCTTTAATCGTTCTTACATGGCAAATTGTCGCTAGGGCTGTTTTTAACGCTCCATTAACTTGGTCGTCCGAATTGTTGCGTTATTTACTCGTTTGGATTACCTTCTTAGGAGCAGGATTGGCGATTCGTTATCAGAAATTAATTCGCTTAGAATTTTTATTTTCAATGATTAAATTTCCGCCAACCTTTGAAAAAGTAATTCGCTCCTTAGCTGTAATTATCACAATGGTATTTTGTGTGGTCATCTTGCTATTTAGTCTTCAAATTTTGGAAATCGTTCATTTGCAAAAATCTGCTGCCTTGCATATTCCTATGTCTATTCCATACTTAGCCATCCCCTTTGGCAGCTTGATCATGCTTTTTAACACATTGGTTGCTTGGCTCGAAGGCGACTGGGATAAGGAAGGAGGCGAAGTTATCTAA